A window of Gadus chalcogrammus isolate NIFS_2021 chromosome 16, NIFS_Gcha_1.0, whole genome shotgun sequence contains these coding sequences:
- the LOC130406242 gene encoding uncharacterized protein LOC130406242 isoform X1, producing the protein MAGYEASSPGPDLSDEQLQDVAKTLRQKWEQVALHLGLKKEDLDEIKKEKKDEYMQRRNMLRLWKDRRPGKATAQDLLRGLEDMKDLSVETCLLLEELRRIRSELINRLSDDDVIGLLHYLRKKNVLNGQEEKTVEGQMTSEDRARCLIDTVMRKGERESRLMVDYLTERHPDLCWTLGLTPTSAWIRFRRSQKSFSRKEGPGLMSPSRPLKMHEGDSELGTSLEDTASMPQVDRYEEEDGSDSEEMHFKSHCEKCKAAQQSPEYKKVTPTKITKWSFELQLEGEGTYECSATGLVFEVSEQALVRYSVLSWFQFSDFLKDSWRPAGSIYDVDVVNKDPSVLKFIHFPHSLCLAEPLRDLSFSVLHVKDRHADIESTVGFTASHVEWRVSSLSLLGVIRSCFLCNRNWKHHGLVLIYKELNKKDFILRVYLGSNSSSEIKAIEEQVLKARKNGIKITETYKHLTCRLEEKFYCLASEPEGQIEPTDLEFTTAVLGLKGFFRVRFRKLPPFRLFLKDSLINEPLPFLIFTIEEEDWHSEEKPEVTSDLPSSPRLSLEHPAGHPTSSTTSSPPATSRATQAAGHPTSSTTSSPPAPSRATQAAGHPTSSTTSSPPAPSRATQAAGHPTSSTTSSPPATSRATQAEGELRGIRSEFVKRVSISVIRGLLDDLWQQKVFSTEDKDSVMEEQRSTTDRARFLIDKVMKKGERASQVMIDSMKVRDNPLCITLGL; encoded by the exons ATGGCAG GCTATGAAGCCAGCTCCCCAGGGCCGGATCTGTCTGATGAGCAGCTCCAGGATGTTGCAAAAACTCTGCGACAGAAGTGGGAGCAGGTGGCCCTCCACCTGGGGCTGAAGAAGGAAGATCTGGACGAGATcaagaaggaaaagaaagatGAGTACATGCAGAGACGGAACATGTTGCGGCTGTGGAAGGACCGAAGACCAGGAAAGGCCACAGCTCAGGACCTGCTGAGAGGTCTGGAAGACATGAAGGACCTATCTGTCGAGACTTGTCTGTTATTGGAAG aactTAGAAGGATTCGCTCTGAATTAATCAACAGGTTGTCGGACGACGATGTCATCGGTCTCCTGCATTACCTTAGAAAGAAGAATGTGTTGAATGGCCAGGAGGAGAAGACTGTAGAGGGCCAGATGACCAGTGAAGACAGAGCACGTTGTCTCATTGACACGGTgatgaggaaaggggagagagaaagtcgcctgatggttgattatctgacggAGAGGCACCCTGACCTATGCTGGACCCTGGGTCTGACCCCAACTTCTGCCTGGATCA GGTTTCGTAGGAGTCAGAAGTCATTCAGTAGAAAGGAGGGTCCTGGTCTGATGTCCCCGTCTCGGCCCCTCAAAATGCATGAAGGCGACAGCGAGCTGG GGACGAGTCTCGAAGACACAGCAAGCATGCCCCAGGTGGACAGGTACGAAGAGGAGGATGGTTCTGATTCTG AGGAGATGCACTTCAAGTCACATTGTGAAAAATGTAAAGCAGCTCAGCAG AGTCCTGAGTATAAGAAGGTTACCCCAACAAAGATTACTAAGTGGAGCTTCGA gctaCAGCTGGAAGGCGAGGGGACCTATGAGTGTTCGGCTACAGGTCTGGTGTTTGAAGTGTCGGAGCAGGCTCTGGTCCGCTACTCGGTCCTGTCCTGGTTCCAATTCTCTGATTTCCTCAAAGACTCCTGGAGACCTGCTGGATCGATTTATGACGTGGATGTGGTCAACAAGGATCCATCTGTGCTCAAGTTTATCCATTTCCCACACTCTCTGTGCCTTGCTG AACCTTTGCGTGATCTGAGCTTCAGTGTTCTGCACGTAAAGGATCGCCATGCAGACATTGAGTCGACGGTGGGCTTCACGGCCAGCCATGTTGAATGGCGCGTGTCCTCGCTTTCTCTCCTGGGTGTCATTCGGAGTTGCTTTCTGTGCAATCGGAATTGGAAGCACCATGGGTTGGTGCTGATTTACAAGGAGCTGAACAAAAAAGACTTCATCCTCCGAGTGTATTTGGGCTCGAACAGCAGTTCTGAGATCAAG GCTATTGAAGAACAGGTGCTCAAGGCCAGGAAGAATGGCATCAAGATTACAGAAACATACAAACATCTCACCTGTAGGCTGGAAGAGAAGTTCTACTGCCTCGCAAGTGAGCCAGAAGGACAAATTGAACCCACG gaTCTTGAATTCACCACTGCAGTGTTGGGACTGAAGGGCTTTTTTAGAGTACGCTTCAGGAAGCTTCCTCCTTTCAGATTGTTTCTCAAGGACTCCTTGATAAACGAACCTTTACCCTTTTTGATTTTTACAATCGAAGAAG AGGATTGGCACAGTGAGGAGAAACCAGAAGTGACATCTGATCTCCCATCTTCACCTCGCCTCTCTCTGGAGCAT CCTGCAGGACATCCAACATCCAGCACCACATCCAGCCCTCCAGCCACCTCCAGGGCAACACAGGCTGCAGGACATCCAACATCCAGCACCACATCcagccctccagctccctccagggCAACACAGGCTGCAGGACATCCAACATCCAGCACCACATCcagccctccagctccctccagggCAACACAGGCTGCAGGACATCCAACATCCAGCACCACATCCAGCCCTCCAGCCACCTCCAGGGCAACACAGGCAGAAG GGGAGCTTCGAGGGATCCGTTCTGAATTCGTGAAGAGAGTTTCAATCTCAGTTATCAGAGGTCTCCTGGATGATCTTTGGCAGCAGAAGGTGTTCAGTACTGAGGACAAGGACTCTgtgatggaggagcagaggagcacAACAGACCGGGCACGTTTTCTGATCGATAAGGTGAtgaagaaaggggagagagcaagtCAGGTGATGATTGATAGTATGAAGGTTAGGGACAATCCCTTATGCATCACCCTGGGTCTGTAG
- the LOC130406242 gene encoding uncharacterized protein LOC130406242 isoform X2 — MAGYEASSPGPDLSDEQLQDVAKTLRQKWEQVALHLGLKKEDLDEIKKEKKDEYMQRRNMLRLWKDRRPGKATAQDLLRGLEDMKDLSVETCLLLEELRRIRSELINRLSDDDVIGLLHYLRKKNVLNGQEEKTVEGQMTSEDRARCLIDTVMRKGERESRLMVDYLTERHPDLCWTLGLTPTSAWIRFRRSQKSFSRKEGPGLMSPSRPLKMHEGDSELEEMHFKSHCEKCKAAQQSPEYKKVTPTKITKWSFELQLEGEGTYECSATGLVFEVSEQALVRYSVLSWFQFSDFLKDSWRPAGSIYDVDVVNKDPSVLKFIHFPHSLCLAEPLRDLSFSVLHVKDRHADIESTVGFTASHVEWRVSSLSLLGVIRSCFLCNRNWKHHGLVLIYKELNKKDFILRVYLGSNSSSEIKAIEEQVLKARKNGIKITETYKHLTCRLEEKFYCLASEPEGQIEPTDLEFTTAVLGLKGFFRVRFRKLPPFRLFLKDSLINEPLPFLIFTIEEEDWHSEEKPEVTSDLPSSPRLSLEHPAGHPTSSTTSSPPATSRATQAAGHPTSSTTSSPPAPSRATQAAGHPTSSTTSSPPAPSRATQAAGHPTSSTTSSPPATSRATQAEGELRGIRSEFVKRVSISVIRGLLDDLWQQKVFSTEDKDSVMEEQRSTTDRARFLIDKVMKKGERASQVMIDSMKVRDNPLCITLGL; from the exons ATGGCAG GCTATGAAGCCAGCTCCCCAGGGCCGGATCTGTCTGATGAGCAGCTCCAGGATGTTGCAAAAACTCTGCGACAGAAGTGGGAGCAGGTGGCCCTCCACCTGGGGCTGAAGAAGGAAGATCTGGACGAGATcaagaaggaaaagaaagatGAGTACATGCAGAGACGGAACATGTTGCGGCTGTGGAAGGACCGAAGACCAGGAAAGGCCACAGCTCAGGACCTGCTGAGAGGTCTGGAAGACATGAAGGACCTATCTGTCGAGACTTGTCTGTTATTGGAAG aactTAGAAGGATTCGCTCTGAATTAATCAACAGGTTGTCGGACGACGATGTCATCGGTCTCCTGCATTACCTTAGAAAGAAGAATGTGTTGAATGGCCAGGAGGAGAAGACTGTAGAGGGCCAGATGACCAGTGAAGACAGAGCACGTTGTCTCATTGACACGGTgatgaggaaaggggagagagaaagtcgcctgatggttgattatctgacggAGAGGCACCCTGACCTATGCTGGACCCTGGGTCTGACCCCAACTTCTGCCTGGATCA GGTTTCGTAGGAGTCAGAAGTCATTCAGTAGAAAGGAGGGTCCTGGTCTGATGTCCCCGTCTCGGCCCCTCAAAATGCATGAAGGCGACAGCGAGCTGG AGGAGATGCACTTCAAGTCACATTGTGAAAAATGTAAAGCAGCTCAGCAG AGTCCTGAGTATAAGAAGGTTACCCCAACAAAGATTACTAAGTGGAGCTTCGA gctaCAGCTGGAAGGCGAGGGGACCTATGAGTGTTCGGCTACAGGTCTGGTGTTTGAAGTGTCGGAGCAGGCTCTGGTCCGCTACTCGGTCCTGTCCTGGTTCCAATTCTCTGATTTCCTCAAAGACTCCTGGAGACCTGCTGGATCGATTTATGACGTGGATGTGGTCAACAAGGATCCATCTGTGCTCAAGTTTATCCATTTCCCACACTCTCTGTGCCTTGCTG AACCTTTGCGTGATCTGAGCTTCAGTGTTCTGCACGTAAAGGATCGCCATGCAGACATTGAGTCGACGGTGGGCTTCACGGCCAGCCATGTTGAATGGCGCGTGTCCTCGCTTTCTCTCCTGGGTGTCATTCGGAGTTGCTTTCTGTGCAATCGGAATTGGAAGCACCATGGGTTGGTGCTGATTTACAAGGAGCTGAACAAAAAAGACTTCATCCTCCGAGTGTATTTGGGCTCGAACAGCAGTTCTGAGATCAAG GCTATTGAAGAACAGGTGCTCAAGGCCAGGAAGAATGGCATCAAGATTACAGAAACATACAAACATCTCACCTGTAGGCTGGAAGAGAAGTTCTACTGCCTCGCAAGTGAGCCAGAAGGACAAATTGAACCCACG gaTCTTGAATTCACCACTGCAGTGTTGGGACTGAAGGGCTTTTTTAGAGTACGCTTCAGGAAGCTTCCTCCTTTCAGATTGTTTCTCAAGGACTCCTTGATAAACGAACCTTTACCCTTTTTGATTTTTACAATCGAAGAAG AGGATTGGCACAGTGAGGAGAAACCAGAAGTGACATCTGATCTCCCATCTTCACCTCGCCTCTCTCTGGAGCAT CCTGCAGGACATCCAACATCCAGCACCACATCCAGCCCTCCAGCCACCTCCAGGGCAACACAGGCTGCAGGACATCCAACATCCAGCACCACATCcagccctccagctccctccagggCAACACAGGCTGCAGGACATCCAACATCCAGCACCACATCcagccctccagctccctccagggCAACACAGGCTGCAGGACATCCAACATCCAGCACCACATCCAGCCCTCCAGCCACCTCCAGGGCAACACAGGCAGAAG GGGAGCTTCGAGGGATCCGTTCTGAATTCGTGAAGAGAGTTTCAATCTCAGTTATCAGAGGTCTCCTGGATGATCTTTGGCAGCAGAAGGTGTTCAGTACTGAGGACAAGGACTCTgtgatggaggagcagaggagcacAACAGACCGGGCACGTTTTCTGATCGATAAGGTGAtgaagaaaggggagagagcaagtCAGGTGATGATTGATAGTATGAAGGTTAGGGACAATCCCTTATGCATCACCCTGGGTCTGTAG
- the LOC130406242 gene encoding uncharacterized protein LOC130406242 isoform X3: protein MAGYEASSPGPDLSDEQLQDVAKTLRQKWEQVALHLGLKKEDLDEIKKEKKDEYMQRRNMLRLWKDRRPGKATAQDLLRGLEDMKDLSVETCLLLEELRRIRSELINRLSDDDVIGLLHYLRKKNVLNGQEEKTVEGQMTSEDRARCLIDTVMRKGERESRLMVDYLTERHPDLCWTLGLTPTSAWIRFRRSQKSFSRKEGPGLMSPSRPLKMHEGDSELGTSLEDTASMPQVDRYEEEDGSDSEEMHFKSHCEKCKAAQQSPEYKKVTPTKITKWSFELQLEGEGTYECSATGLVFEVSEQALVRYSVLSWFQFSDFLKDSWRPAGSIYDVDVVNKDPSVLKFIHFPHSLCLAEPLRDLSFSVLHVKDRHADIESTVGFTASHVEWRVSSLSLLGVIRSCFLCNRNWKHHGLVLIYKELNKKDFILRVYLGSNSSSEIKAIEEQVLKARKNGIKITETYKHLTCRLEEKFYCLASEPEGQIEPTDLEFTTAVLGLKGFFRVRFRKLPPFRLFLKDSLINEPLPFLIFTIEEEDWHSEEKPEVTSDLPSSPRLSLEHVRLQDIQHPAPHPALQPPPGQHRLQDIQHPAPHPALQLPPGQHRLQDIQHPAPHPALQLPPGQHRLQDIQHPAPHPALQPPPGQHRQKGSFEGSVLNS, encoded by the exons ATGGCAG GCTATGAAGCCAGCTCCCCAGGGCCGGATCTGTCTGATGAGCAGCTCCAGGATGTTGCAAAAACTCTGCGACAGAAGTGGGAGCAGGTGGCCCTCCACCTGGGGCTGAAGAAGGAAGATCTGGACGAGATcaagaaggaaaagaaagatGAGTACATGCAGAGACGGAACATGTTGCGGCTGTGGAAGGACCGAAGACCAGGAAAGGCCACAGCTCAGGACCTGCTGAGAGGTCTGGAAGACATGAAGGACCTATCTGTCGAGACTTGTCTGTTATTGGAAG aactTAGAAGGATTCGCTCTGAATTAATCAACAGGTTGTCGGACGACGATGTCATCGGTCTCCTGCATTACCTTAGAAAGAAGAATGTGTTGAATGGCCAGGAGGAGAAGACTGTAGAGGGCCAGATGACCAGTGAAGACAGAGCACGTTGTCTCATTGACACGGTgatgaggaaaggggagagagaaagtcgcctgatggttgattatctgacggAGAGGCACCCTGACCTATGCTGGACCCTGGGTCTGACCCCAACTTCTGCCTGGATCA GGTTTCGTAGGAGTCAGAAGTCATTCAGTAGAAAGGAGGGTCCTGGTCTGATGTCCCCGTCTCGGCCCCTCAAAATGCATGAAGGCGACAGCGAGCTGG GGACGAGTCTCGAAGACACAGCAAGCATGCCCCAGGTGGACAGGTACGAAGAGGAGGATGGTTCTGATTCTG AGGAGATGCACTTCAAGTCACATTGTGAAAAATGTAAAGCAGCTCAGCAG AGTCCTGAGTATAAGAAGGTTACCCCAACAAAGATTACTAAGTGGAGCTTCGA gctaCAGCTGGAAGGCGAGGGGACCTATGAGTGTTCGGCTACAGGTCTGGTGTTTGAAGTGTCGGAGCAGGCTCTGGTCCGCTACTCGGTCCTGTCCTGGTTCCAATTCTCTGATTTCCTCAAAGACTCCTGGAGACCTGCTGGATCGATTTATGACGTGGATGTGGTCAACAAGGATCCATCTGTGCTCAAGTTTATCCATTTCCCACACTCTCTGTGCCTTGCTG AACCTTTGCGTGATCTGAGCTTCAGTGTTCTGCACGTAAAGGATCGCCATGCAGACATTGAGTCGACGGTGGGCTTCACGGCCAGCCATGTTGAATGGCGCGTGTCCTCGCTTTCTCTCCTGGGTGTCATTCGGAGTTGCTTTCTGTGCAATCGGAATTGGAAGCACCATGGGTTGGTGCTGATTTACAAGGAGCTGAACAAAAAAGACTTCATCCTCCGAGTGTATTTGGGCTCGAACAGCAGTTCTGAGATCAAG GCTATTGAAGAACAGGTGCTCAAGGCCAGGAAGAATGGCATCAAGATTACAGAAACATACAAACATCTCACCTGTAGGCTGGAAGAGAAGTTCTACTGCCTCGCAAGTGAGCCAGAAGGACAAATTGAACCCACG gaTCTTGAATTCACCACTGCAGTGTTGGGACTGAAGGGCTTTTTTAGAGTACGCTTCAGGAAGCTTCCTCCTTTCAGATTGTTTCTCAAGGACTCCTTGATAAACGAACCTTTACCCTTTTTGATTTTTACAATCGAAGAAG AGGATTGGCACAGTGAGGAGAAACCAGAAGTGACATCTGATCTCCCATCTTCACCTCGCCTCTCTCTGGAGCATGTACG CCTGCAGGACATCCAACATCCAGCACCACATCCAGCCCTCCAGCCACCTCCAGGGCAACACAGGCTGCAGGACATCCAACATCCAGCACCACATCcagccctccagctccctccagggCAACACAGGCTGCAGGACATCCAACATCCAGCACCACATCcagccctccagctccctccagggCAACACAGGCTGCAGGACATCCAACATCCAGCACCACATCCAGCCCTCCAGCCACCTCCAGGGCAACACAGGCAGAAG GGGAGCTTCGAGGGATCCGTTCTGAATTCGTGA